GGTCCGATGAGTTGGGAGCCCCACCCATAATCCCTTATTTCCCTCTCGCTACAAGTGGGGAAAGTGCTGCCCAGACTAAGTCCCTTGCCCAAGGTGAGTGGCATGACCAGGGGTTTCAATCTGGGCCTGCGTCACACCAAAGCCCTCGCTGGGTCCCGTCTGCCCAGAACAGGGGCTGACACTCTAGGGCAGGAGGTCTCTGGCATGGCAGGTGGACAACTTCAACTCTGGGTCTACTCAGTGGCCACTGTAGCAGAGCCCCGCCCCCAGTGCGTGTCCTCCTGGGAAGCGGTGGGGCCTCAGAATAGCCAGGATGCAGGAGGACCACAGACAGAGTAGGTGTGAAATGTGAAATGAACCCATATCATCTTTCTTGAAACCAAAGAGCTTCTAGGAGTCCAAGAGGTCATGGCTTAGGTCAGAGTGACACTCTGAGCCATCCTCCCTGCCTGGGGAGAGCCACAAACCGGCCCCGTGGGGCCTCTGCTCTCCATGTAGAAGATGGGCCGGTAAGGCCGGTGTTCAGGAGCTGTATCCCGGTGTCTCCCGTCTGGGGCTGAGAGGGAAAGCCCTCAAGTGAGGCCCAGGTGCCCTCACACTGGCTGAAGTTTTAATGAGGCAGGCAGCCATGTGTCAGTGCAAAGAGATCCCGAACTTGGCATTTGGAGGCTTGGGTTCCAGGCTCAGCTCTGCTGCCTGCAAAATGCGTGAGATGGACAGGTCATCTTACCTTTCTGCAGATCATTTTGGGTTTCTGTGAAATAGCCATGGGAGCACCTTTCACCAGAGTCCTGGTGAAGCTCAGATGGTGGAATGTACTTGACAGTACTTTGTTCAGTGGTCATTATTCTAATGACGGGAGGAATTTTTACTTATTCAAAGGCTGTCTTTAAGGCAGCCACAATAAAATACCTTTTAATGAAACCCTAAAATTTTGCAGAATTGAGCCCTTTCACAGGACGCTGAAGACAGAGAAGCCCCACATGGAGGGGAGAATGAAGTTGCAGACATGGTGCCTCttacacagagaggttaagcaacttgcccaagaacACACAGCTGACATATTAATTTTCAGTTCAGGCTTTATCTCCTGGATTAATTCTTAAGgtctggatttttgttttttgttctttgaataatAACctgttttaaaagattaaaaagaaagaaacaaatccaGCTGTGCTCAGATCAAGCCTGGACATGGACAGAGGGGTAACCCTAATCGTTGTCTGGGCTGGGCTCGCTGGAAGCCAAGAAACATAATGAGTACGATCTGAAATTAGCCTGTGGGGAGGCCCCACACGTGGTCCGGTCCTCAGGGCCTGACTTGGCTGTGCTGTGTCTGCAGAGGCGATGGAAGAGCCGTCCTCCAACAATGCTATGGAGAAAAGAGAGGATTccaaggaggcagagaaaagtGGTGAAGCCACAGACGGAGCCAGGCCCCAGGCCCTCCCGGAGCCCAGGCAGGAGTCCAAGACTGAGGGGAACAATCAGGCCCccggggaggaagaggaggaggaggaggccaccAACACCCACCCTCCAGCCAGCCTCCCCAGCCAGAAATACACAGCCCCACAGGCCGAGGGGGACAGTGAGGGCCTCTCTCAGGGTCTGGTGGACAGAGAGAAGGGCCTGAGTGCAGAGCCagggtggcaggcaaagagagaagaggaggaggaggaggaggaggccgaggctggagaggAGGCTGTCCCTGAGGAAGAAAGCCCCACTGCAGCGCTGAAGCCCCACCCAAGCTTTGGCTACAAGGAGATCCGGAAAGGCGAAAGTACGTATGATGGTGGAGACCTCAACCAACACATCTGGGAGACGGGGATGGGTGGGAGGGGAGCCTTCTCCATAACCTCATTCCACCTTCATAACAACCCTCAAATGTAGGTATTAGCTCCATTTCCCACTTGGACaaatgaggttcagagaggttaagtaacttgcccaaggtcacacagctaatttgTAGTAAAAGCTGAGGTTCTACCCCAGATTTCTCTGACTCCAAAACCATGCATTTCCTACTATTCCACATAGCCTGCCCCCACCAACCCTGGAAGCTAGGGGTGGGTGATGGAAGGGCTGGCTTTGGGAACAGAGACCATGGCAGGAGGGCACAGGCTGATCTGGGAACAGTGTCAGCTTCAACTAGGGTTTAGGAGAGGCCCTGGCTCCCGCTGCGGGTCTTTCCTCACTCTCCAGCTGTCGGGCTTCTGGGGTGAGGATGAGGGGAAGAGGCAGGCTCCAGCTAACCCACCACTCTGAGCTGAGAGGGTCTTGCAAAGCCTGGTATCAAGAAGGTTTTTCCCGCTAAGTGTCATCACTGTGGAGAGGCTGGGTTGGGCCCTACGAGCCAAGGTCTGTGGCCCTAAAAGTGGCCACAGCAGAGGCCCCCGGGGAGTGGCAGAGACTGGGAAAATGGTGGTCCCCCACCCATTCTCCTGCTCTTGCCCACCAGCTGCTCCAGGTCGGTCAGAGGCTCTGGCTGTGGATGGAGCTGGGAAGCCTGGGGCTGAGGAGGCTCAGGTCCccgaagggaagggagagcaggaGTACTCCcagcagaaagaggaggaggagatggcgGGGGCCCCGCAAGGCCTCTTCCGGGGTGGGAAGAGCGGGGAGCtggagcaggaagaggagcggCTCTCCAAGGAGTGGGAGGACTCCAAACGCTGGAGCAAGATGGACCAGCTGGCCAAGGAACTGACGGCTGAGAAGcggctggaggggcaggaggaggaggaggacaaccCGGACCGTTCCATGAAGCTCTCCTTCCGGGCCCGGGCCTACGGCTTCAGGGGCCCTGGGCCACAGCTGCGACAAGGCTGGAGGCCATCCTCCCAGGAGGACAGCGTTGAGGCGGGCCTGCCCCTCCAGGTTCGAGGCTACcctgaggagaagaaagaggaggaaggcagtGCCAACCGCAGACCAGAGGTTGGTATGGGGCGGGAGCCAGCTCGGTGCTGGGCCGCGGAGAGTGGGTCCAGCAGGGGCAGCCACACCCAGACACACTGCTCCTACCCCACTGAGGGGACACGGCCCCCCTGGAGTCTGGGGATGGAGAGATGCTCAGACCGGGGGCTCTCAGGGCAGGAGAATGCCTTGGCTCCCAGGGGGCATCCAGCAAAGctggctgggaggtgggaggagctcAGATCAGCCTGTGGCAACAGGGGAGGTACCGAGTGGGGACTTTGTCCCGAAGGCGGTAGGGAGCCTTACAGGTTGTGCCCTGGAAAAACCATGTGGTGGGTCTGGCCGTGTCTCTTCCTGGCCCCCAGGCAACCCAGGCAcagcctcctcccaggctcaggccctGCATCTGGCCCATGAGGGTAACGGGGCAGGGCAGGGGTAGGGCCGGGGACCTCTTGCCTGTGGGGATCAGGTGGGAGCCACACGATGTGAGCCGGAAGACCTGGGCTCTGCCTCCTCCTGGCTGCGTGGACTCGGTGGGTCACTCCCCTCCTCTGAGCCTCTTGGGTGGGCAGGTAAAGAGTCTCCCCTGCCCACCTCATTACCATGAGTGGAACACACAAGGGCTTTGAAAACCAGCGACCCTGGAGAAGATGAATGGGGCGTGGGGACACAGCCCACAGGAGCAGGGTGGGAGTTGGCGTCCCTGGCGGGTAGGCGGCTGGGATACCTGGTTCAAGCCTTAGTGTCCAGGTGGGAACCAGGGCTCTGTGGGAAAGCTGACACCCGTCCGTGGCCCCGACCCCAAGGCTCTTCTCTGCTCACCTAGAAGAGGGTGCGGCCCCTTCTTTGGGTCCCCGAccccctctctgggcctggcaGTCTGAGAGGAAGAAGGCTCCACGTTGGCAGCTGGAGCAGGAGAGGGCATCTGCCCCTGTGCCTGGGAGCCCAGGGTGAGGGACTgag
The window above is part of the Macaca fascicularis isolate 582-1 chromosome 7, T2T-MFA8v1.1 genome. Proteins encoded here:
- the CHGA gene encoding chromogranin-A translates to MRSAAVLALLLCAGQVTALPVNSPMNKGDTEVMKCIVEVISDTLSKPSPMPVSQECFETLRGDERILSILRHQNLLKELQDLALQGAKERAHQQKKHSGFEDELSEVLENQSSQAELEEAMEEPSSNNAMEKREDSKEAEKSGEATDGARPQALPEPRQESKTEGNNQAPGEEEEEEEATNTHPPASLPSQKYTAPQAEGDSEGLSQGLVDREKGLSAEPGWQAKREEEEEEEEAEAGEEAVPEEESPTAALKPHPSFGYKEIRKGETAPGRSEALAVDGAGKPGAEEAQVPEGKGEQEYSQQKEEEEMAGAPQGLFRGGKSGELEQEEERLSKEWEDSKRWSKMDQLAKELTAEKRLEGQEEEEDNPDRSMKLSFRARAYGFRGPGPQLRQGWRPSSQEDSVEAGLPLQVRGYPEEKKEEEGSANRRPEDQELESLSAIEAELEKVAHQLQALRRG